In one Clostridia bacterium genomic region, the following are encoded:
- a CDS encoding radical SAM protein, which produces MVLRDPMKNINTLIGWADKVAKREDHKETIAAIRPYLQDPNNNWYQLTARLFTKTHPTVRQRMAINFLVNSIFLGIPRQREAEAELGVSVPWAILMDPTERCNLRCIGCWAGDYQRQRELDFATMDRVLTEAEELGIFFIVISGGEPLIRKDDLLALARKHEGQVFMVYTNGTLVDEKLAQDLANVGNVTLTLSLEGFKDTTDARRGQGVFDKVMHAMDLLRESGNVFGFSVTYTRHNTEELGSDEFIDMIIDKGAAYGWYFTYIPIGKDVDLELMATPEQRAWMYEQILRWRKTKPVFVADFWNDGETTNGCIAGGRRYFHINAAGEVEPCAFVHYATCNIHDVTLRQALQNPLFKAYQRRQPFDINPRRPCPIIDHPEALREMVLESKAYSTQLTADEPVEEFTAKLERYAQVWGGIADQIWKEKQAGVPGAGVAAGPNSKETVVQTHGVV; this is translated from the coding sequence AACTGGTACCAGTTGACTGCAAGGCTTTTCACCAAGACCCATCCCACCGTTCGCCAGCGCATGGCTATCAATTTTCTGGTCAACTCTATCTTTCTCGGCATTCCCCGACAGCGAGAGGCGGAGGCAGAGCTTGGAGTCAGCGTGCCCTGGGCTATCCTTATGGATCCCACCGAAAGGTGCAACCTCCGCTGCATTGGCTGCTGGGCCGGGGATTACCAGCGCCAGCGAGAGCTGGATTTTGCCACCATGGACCGAGTCCTTACCGAAGCTGAGGAGCTGGGCATCTTTTTCATTGTCATTTCCGGGGGTGAGCCGCTAATTCGTAAGGATGACCTCTTGGCTTTGGCACGAAAACATGAAGGCCAAGTGTTCATGGTTTACACCAACGGGACTTTGGTAGATGAGAAGTTGGCCCAAGATCTGGCCAATGTTGGCAACGTTACCCTCACCTTAAGCCTGGAGGGGTTTAAGGATACCACTGATGCCAGGCGCGGTCAGGGTGTGTTTGACAAGGTCATGCATGCTATGGACCTTTTGCGGGAGAGCGGCAACGTCTTTGGCTTCTCAGTAACCTATACTCGGCATAACACCGAAGAACTAGGTAGTGACGAGTTTATCGACATGATCATTGACAAGGGCGCCGCTTATGGGTGGTACTTTACCTATATACCCATCGGCAAAGATGTTGACTTGGAGCTTATGGCTACTCCTGAGCAGCGGGCCTGGATGTATGAGCAGATCCTGCGGTGGCGCAAGACCAAGCCAGTGTTTGTAGCTGATTTCTGGAATGATGGCGAAACCACTAATGGTTGCATTGCTGGCGGCCGGCGCTATTTCCACATCAATGCGGCTGGGGAAGTAGAGCCCTGCGCCTTTGTCCATTACGCTACTTGCAATATCCACGATGTTACTCTGAGGCAGGCGCTGCAGAACCCGCTGTTTAAAGCATACCAAAGAAGGCAACCTTTTGATATTAACCCGCGGCGGCCCTGCCCGATTATCGATCACCCTGAGGCTTTGCGGGAGATGGTTTTGGAAAGCAAGGCCTATTCCACCCAGCTGACTGCCGATGAGCCGGTGGAGGAGTTTACAGCCAAACTAGAGCGCTACGCCCAAGTTTGGGGAGGTATAGCCGACCAGATCTGGAAGGAGAAACAAGCAGGAGTTCCTGGGGCCGGGGTGGCTGCTGGCCCTAACTCTAAAGAAACAGTTGTGCAAACCCATGGGGTGGTATAA
- a CDS encoding HAD family phosphatase translates to MRKLDIKLVALDLDGTLLNSEYQLSPKTKQVVQSVKEAGIMVTLATGRMYPSAVPYARELAIDLPLITYQGAVVRRLDSPEVLYQRLLPLGLARQVIEAAQGAGYAVNAYIDDNLYVSTMSPAAQWYAKTFGVEVHAVGDLARYLPKDVQKILVMGSEEDLDHFWEASQEKWGEHIYITKSHPNFLEFMNPEATKGRALRALASMLGTDLSSALALGDSYNDIEMFGLVGIAVAMGNAKPKVKEAADFIAPPNDDDGAALALEELLLGGRPVLRRVQAQEVAD, encoded by the coding sequence ATGCGGAAGCTAGACATTAAGCTGGTTGCCTTGGATTTAGACGGAACCCTATTGAATAGCGAGTACCAGCTGAGCCCGAAAACTAAACAGGTAGTGCAATCGGTAAAGGAAGCCGGCATAATGGTCACTCTAGCGACAGGCAGGATGTACCCCTCGGCAGTTCCCTATGCTAGGGAGCTAGCCATCGACCTGCCCCTAATAACTTACCAGGGTGCGGTAGTCCGCCGCTTAGACTCACCGGAGGTGCTTTACCAGCGCTTGTTGCCTTTGGGGTTGGCTCGGCAGGTGATTGAGGCGGCCCAAGGGGCAGGATATGCGGTGAACGCCTATATCGACGATAACCTCTATGTCTCCACTATGAGCCCGGCGGCCCAATGGTATGCCAAGACTTTTGGAGTTGAGGTACATGCGGTGGGGGACTTGGCTCGCTACCTGCCCAAGGACGTTCAAAAGATATTGGTGATGGGCTCTGAGGAGGACCTAGATCACTTTTGGGAGGCTTCCCAGGAGAAATGGGGAGAGCACATCTACATTACTAAGTCTCACCCTAATTTCCTGGAATTCATGAATCCGGAAGCGACTAAGGGCCGCGCCCTTCGGGCTTTAGCTTCCATGTTGGGAACTGACTTGTCATCGGCTTTGGCTTTAGGGGATAGCTATAATGACATTGAAATGTTTGGTTTGGTGGGCATAGCCGTGGCCATGGGTAATGCCAAGCCCAAGGTGAAAGAAGCGGCTGACTTTATTGCTCCACCCAACGATGATGATGGAGCTGCTCTGGCCCTAGAGGAACTCTTACTTGGGGGTCGGCCGGTGTTGCGCCGGGTCCAGGCCCAAGAGGTGGCGGATTAA
- a CDS encoding CPBP family intramembrane metalloprotease, with protein sequence MGGYGQVIKPTIRRANRLFFWVLVLGLLVAVPMQLHNLYLGITINELAVILGLTIVFLLRDRLPVRPTLRLRLVSGQTLLLGFVAGLLGWWIATFLANAVALYYTRIGVLPPQPFPSITNGRQLAEALVVLGLLPGFCEETMFRGYILRAYQRLGAGRAILASAFLFALMHLSLQNLLANLFLGLLLGCLVYFSDSLIPGIVSHVTNNALALTVSYLGQIYQPALVASAQVEPGAVLILGVGAALAIIPLYLVVLRLRTQLRRPGAEIGFPPPAQEDCQERGGGLWESLSEWPIAVALVVFLVMAGVELATVLGLLG encoded by the coding sequence GTGGGCGGGTACGGACAAGTGATTAAGCCTACAATCCGGCGGGCTAACCGCCTGTTTTTTTGGGTCCTAGTCTTGGGCTTGCTGGTAGCTGTACCTATGCAGCTGCACAATCTCTATCTGGGAATAACCATCAATGAGCTAGCAGTAATCTTAGGATTAACGATTGTCTTTCTCCTCCGTGACCGCCTGCCGGTAAGACCAACCTTAAGGTTAAGGTTGGTTAGCGGCCAAACCTTGCTTCTGGGTTTTGTGGCCGGGCTATTGGGGTGGTGGATAGCAACCTTTCTGGCCAATGCTGTAGCGCTCTATTATACGCGGATTGGGGTTTTGCCGCCCCAGCCCTTTCCCTCCATAACTAACGGTCGGCAGCTGGCAGAAGCGCTGGTGGTGCTGGGCCTTTTGCCTGGGTTCTGCGAGGAGACCATGTTTCGGGGTTATATCCTCCGGGCTTATCAGCGGCTGGGAGCGGGCCGAGCCATATTGGCTAGTGCCTTCTTGTTTGCCCTTATGCACCTAAGCTTACAGAATCTGTTGGCCAATTTGTTCTTGGGTCTGCTCCTGGGTTGCCTGGTTTACTTTTCCGACTCCCTGATCCCGGGGATAGTATCCCATGTCACCAACAATGCTCTAGCTCTAACCGTCAGCTACCTGGGTCAGATATACCAACCAGCTCTAGTAGCTTCGGCTCAGGTAGAGCCGGGGGCGGTATTAATCCTGGGGGTCGGGGCGGCGTTGGCGATCATCCCTCTGTACCTAGTGGTGCTAAGGCTGCGTACCCAACTGAGGCGCCCCGGTGCCGAGATTGGTTTCCCACCGCCAGCTCAGGAGGATTGCCAAGAGCGTGGGGGCGGGCTTTGGGAGTCCCTGAGCGAGTGGCCCATAGCGGTGGCGCTGGTGGTTTTTTTGGTGATGGCCGGAGTGGAATTGGCCACGGTCTTGGGTCTATTAGGTTAA
- the rapZ gene encoding RNase adapter RapZ, translated as MPTESTKLVIVTGLSGAGKTQAVRCLEDLGFFCVDNLPPDLIPGFAELLRQPGVEVKRVALVMDIRGGTFFNALFKALSFLEQSDLHYEILFLEAGDEALVRRYKETRRRHPLSPDLLEGIRAERKRMEELRGRASKIIDTSELTPQQLREQIRELYGEENQSPLVITVVSFGYKYGIPLDADLVMDVRFLPNPHYLPELRDATGQDQVVKDYVLGTPATQEFLGRFTDLLRFLVPYYVSEGKSHLVIAIGCTGGQHRSVVLAESIGSFLEQNTHYRVSVKHRDVWRSMSANRPKDG; from the coding sequence GTGCCGACTGAATCGACCAAGCTGGTGATCGTAACTGGCCTTTCCGGGGCGGGTAAGACGCAGGCAGTGCGGTGCTTAGAGGACCTGGGTTTCTTCTGTGTGGACAATCTGCCGCCAGACTTGATACCGGGCTTTGCTGAGTTGCTAAGGCAGCCGGGAGTAGAGGTGAAGCGGGTTGCCTTGGTCATGGATATCCGCGGGGGGACGTTCTTCAACGCTCTCTTCAAGGCTCTGAGCTTTCTCGAGCAGTCTGATCTTCATTATGAAATCCTTTTTCTTGAGGCTGGCGATGAGGCCCTGGTGCGACGGTACAAGGAGACCAGGCGACGGCACCCGCTGTCTCCAGATTTGCTGGAGGGTATCCGGGCGGAGCGAAAAAGAATGGAGGAGCTGCGCGGGCGCGCCAGCAAGATCATCGATACCTCCGAACTTACCCCCCAGCAGCTGCGTGAGCAGATAAGAGAGCTCTACGGTGAGGAAAACCAAAGCCCGCTGGTGATCACCGTGGTTTCTTTTGGCTACAAGTATGGCATACCCCTGGACGCCGATCTAGTCATGGACGTCCGTTTCTTACCCAACCCTCATTATTTGCCAGAGCTCCGGGATGCCACCGGGCAGGACCAAGTAGTTAAGGATTATGTGCTTGGCACTCCAGCTACCCAGGAATTCTTGGGTCGTTTTACTGATCTTTTGCGCTTCTTGGTTCCATACTATGTGTCGGAGGGCAAGAGCCATTTGGTAATTGCCATTGGCTGCACCGGGGGACAGCATCGTTCGGTAGTATTGGCCGAGTCCATTGGCAGTTTCCTGGAACAGAATACCCACTATCGAGTTTCGGTCAAACATCGGGATGTATGGCGTTCCATGTCGGCTAACCGACCTAAGGACGGCTAA